A segment of the Polyangiaceae bacterium genome:
ACAAGGTTTGTCCCCGCTACGGCAGGAATGGATCACGCGTCGTGGCGACGTCGAACAGCTCCCTCGAGTCAGCTCGGTTTATGGCCAGCGCCGCCGCGAAGACCGATCGCTCGATTCGCTTCGCTTTCGCACCACGGACAAACCCTGGCGCGCCAAACCGGGCCACAATGTCACTCAAATGCATTACGCTCGGAAAGGCATCATCACGCCCGAAATGGAATTCGTCGCGCTGCGCGAACAACAACGGGCAGCGGATGTTTATCGTAAACAACACCCCGGCCGCTCGTTCGGGGCAAAGATTCCCGAACATATCACGCCCGAATTCGTTCGTGACGAAGTAGCACGCGGAAGGGCCATCATCCCGGCCAACATCAATCATCCCGAAAGCGAGCCGATGATCATCGGCCGTAACTTCCTCGTCAAAATCAATGCCAATATCGGCAACAGCGCCATTACATCATCCATCGAAGAAGAAGTCGACAAGATGGTGTGGGCCATTCGCTGGGGCGCCGATACGGTCATGGATTTGTCCACCGGACACAACATCCACGAAACGCGCGAATGGATTCTTCGCAATGCGCCCGTTCCCATCGGCACCGTGCCCATTTATCAGGCGCTCGAAAAAGTCGGCGGCAAAGCCGAGGAGCTCACCTGGGAAATCTATCGCGACACGCTCATCGAACAAGCCGAGCAGGGAGTGGACTATTTCACGATTCATGCCGGCGTTCTGTTGCGCTACGTGCCGCTCACGGCCAATCGCGTCACCGGAATCGTTTCTCGAGGCGGATCGATTCTCGCCAAATGGTGCTTGGCACACCATAAAGAAAACTTTCTCTACACGCACTTCGAAGAGATCTGCGAAATCATGAAGGCGTACGACGTGAGTTTTTCTTTGGGTGACGGTTTGCGGCCCGGCAGCATTGCCGATGCCAATGACGACGCGCAAATGGGCGAATTGAAGACGCTCGGCGAGCTCACGCAAATTGCCTGGAAACACGACGTGCAAGTCATGATCGAAGGCCCGGGGCACGTACCCATGCACATGATCGAGCACAACATGACCGAGCAGCTCCGCTTGTGCGACGAAGCCCCGTTCTACACGCTGGGCCCGCTCACCACGGACATTGCGCCAGGGTATGACCATTTCACGAGCGGCATTGGAGCGGCCATGATCGGATGGTTTGGCACGGCAATGCTTTGTTACGTGACGCCCAAGGAACACCTCGGCTTGCCCAATCGCGCCGACGTCAAGGAAGGCGTCATCACGTACAAGATCGCCGCCCATGCCGCGGACCTTGCCAAAGGTCACCCCGGCGCGCAAGCGCGAGACAATGCGATGAGCCGCGCCAGGTTCGAATTCCGCTGGGAGGATCAATTCAATCTGGGGCTCGATCCGGAACGCGCTCGGGCATTTCACGACGAAACGTTGCCCAGCGAAAATGCCAAAGTCGCCCACTTCTGCTCCATGTGCGGCCCTCACTTCTGTTCGATGAAAATCACGGAAGACGTCCGAAAATATGCGGCAGAAAAGGGCGATGTCATCCCCGAGCAAGCGCTCGTCCGCGGCATGCAAGAAAAAAGCGCTGAATTCGTGGCCGGCGGGGCGGAAATCTATCGTAAAGTCTAGCCATCCGTGGAAGTATCGCGCCGTAGAGACTTCCACGGACGGCGACCCATGAAACGCTTCGCTCTCGCTGGTTTCACGGCATCCATCCTGCTTTTCGCAACGCCACGCGCGATTGCGCAAGCACCTCCCGCACCGCCGGAAGGCCCTCCGCCACCGCCCGCGCCCGATGCGTCTCCCGCGGCAGCTCCAGCTATCCCGCCACCAACAGCTCAGCCGCCCATCGCTGATCCATCGAAGCCATTACCGCCGCAAATGCATCCGACGGCACAGTATCCTCAATACCAATTTCATCCTCCGTACGGATACTCCTATCCATTCGGTGCCGCGGCATGGGGTCCCTCGGGCAGCCTACCGAACGAATTGTCCTACAGCGGTGGCCCCATTCCACACGGATACAAGCTCGAAGAACGCTACAATGTCCCATTGCTCATTGCGGGCCCTACCCTCTTTGCGCTCGCTTATGCCGCCTCTGCAATCGCTGCAGCGGACAAAGCCGATGAGCCCCCGTCCATCGATGGCTTCACCACGGAAGTTGCGCCGTGGCATACGCTGTACATTCCCATTGTCGGTCCCTTCGCCTTCAGTGCATATGCCCCTCAGGGCAGCGCTTTCATTTATGTTTTCGAGGGGTTGGCGCAGGTCACCGGTGTCGCGCTGTTTGTCGGGGGCATCTTGAACCCCAAAACCGTCCTCGCGCGGAAAAAAGCCAACGAAGCCTTTCAACCCACTTTGCACGTGGGTTTACGCTCGATGCAGCTCGAAATGCGCTTTTGACCGCTACTTCTTCGATTTGGTCGCGCCCCAAATCGGATTCCAATTGCCGCCAGCCGACTTCGTCAATTGCATCCACGCGCCGCCGTCTTCGCGCACGATCCAAATTTGCTGCTCTTTGCCTTGCCCCACGGAAACCGCCAAATGCCGACCATCCGGCGACCACGACGGCTCGCTCAGCGGTTGTGCTCCCGCGGGACCATGCAAAAACGTTTCTTTACCGTTGTCCAAATCGAAAATGACCACGGCGCTCGGCACATCGGGAATCGTCAATACGTATGCGATCTTTTGACCTGACGGCGCCCATGCGATCTTGTCCTCGGTGACGCGTGGTGCAGGGCTACGCTGCGTCAAACGCCGCGCCTCGCCGCTGGGAAAGTCCATAAGCCATATTCGATCGGCCCCTTCGCGATCGCTCACGAAAGCAATCCGTTTTCCATCCGGGGAAAAGCGAGCGCCCCATTCGTCACGCTGCGTGTTCGTGACACGCAAAGGCGACTTGCCGTCGGGTTTCATGGCATAAAGCTCGGCCACGCGATCGCGACTCGAAATGTGCACGATTGCATCACCTTTGGGTGAAACGGCCGGCTCGAAGTTTCCCTCGGGATTGTTCGTGAGCCGTTCGAGCTTTTTGCCACTCGAATCGATACGGTAGATATCGACGAACTCCGATGGAAGGTCCTTGCTTCCGCCAGATTCGAATACGATGAATTTACCGTCCGGTGTAAAGTTTGGGAAACGAATGCGCCCCGTATCCGGGCCCAGCCTTTTGGGTTCGCTCCCATCGAGCGGCCAATGATAAAGTTTGTGCGGCCCTTCTTCACCTTCGACGCGCATGACGAGCAGCGCTTTGCCGTCGGGGGAAAACGGGCCATTGTAATCGGCATGTTTGTTGTCGGTAAAACGTTTTTCCTTCGTTCCGTTTGCCTGAACGATGTACACTTCGCGCTGACCATCGCGTTCGGAAATGAACGAAATGAATCCCGACAGTTTTTCCTTTTCCTCCGGAGGAATTTCATTCACTTTTGCCGTAGAAGACGGCGGTTTGGCGGCGGAGGGAGGTGCCGGCGGAGTTACGGTGTTTGGTGGAGCAGCCGGTTTTTCCGCAATGGCCGCCGGCCGAGCGGCCTCGGGGGGCGAAGTTTTTTCCGGAATGGGCGCTTCGCGGCAACCGGATGAGAGAACGAGCGCGAGAGCGGACAACAACCAAGGGAAACGCCGGTGGTGCAAGGGAGTCGTCATTAGAATGGTGAGTATGACGCAGAGAGACAAACACACAAGTCAGGACAGAGATCGAAGCCCGAACTTTTTCGCCGCTCGAGGGGGGTCCCACAGTTCGAGCCCGCGAAGCGGGCGAATTTGGGGGGAACCGCGAGAGGCGGAAAAGTTCGGGCTTCGGCCGGGCTCACACCCGCAGCGAGGGCGAGCTCGCTGCGGGTCTCACCAAATGCATTAGCGAATCTGGACCGCGTCCGCGACGACTTGGAATCCCGCCCCGGTCCAGCGAGACACCGTTACGCGGTTCCAGCCCGCCGTGAAGTTGAACGTACCGATGCTCTGCCAGGAGCCGCCGCCCGATTGCTGATTCTTGTTGACGGTCCCAAGCTTCGTGCCCGCCGCATTGAAGACCACGAAGGGCGTCGTCGTCGAACGGTCGCTTGCCGAGGTCCACCACGCGTACACCTGCTTGGAAGCAGGAGCGGCCAGGTAAAACTCGAAGTGCACGCCATCGGAAACGGCGGCCGTGGGAGCAACCCAATAGCCGGTATTGTAATACCCCGTGACGTTCGTCGACGCTTTCCAATTGGCCGACGGCGTAACGAGCCGCGCCACTGCGGCGTTGTTGGCCCCGCTGTTGCTATCGATGGTGATCGTCGTGCCGCTGCCACCACCGCCGCCGCCGCCGCCACCGCCGCCACCGCCGACGCAATTATTGATGCGATTCATGTAATCGGTCCAGGGGAACGCCGGCCCCGGATCGTTGGCGCGATTGACCGGATCGGGCTGGTAGTGACCAATGATGTGATTGCGGTCGCGAATGATGTTCTGTCGCTTGACGACGTCACATGCAAGCTTCGCGGACGCCGCAAGCTGCCCTTCGGTCCACTTGTTGGACGAGGTATACGAAAAGCCGCCGTGTTCGATACCCACGGAGCGCGGATTCGTCGGTTTGCTCTGCCATGACTTGCCGACGTGATGCGCAGTATTCACTTCATCCACGAGCGCGGAGATTTCCGAGCCGCTCTCGTTGACGACGTAATGAGCGCTCGTCTTGTAGGGATTCTTCGGGTACGGCGTATTGAGCCAGCCCCAACAGCCCGCGTATCCGCCGGCGCACGTGTGCACGACGAGCAGCTCCACCTTGTATCCACTGCGTCCCGAGGTGTAATTCGACGAAGGTGCGGGGCGCCATTTCGCAAGTGAATAGTAGGCGCTGGGAGGTTCGCCGCCGCCATATGCTTGCGGTGAAGGGAACTTCGGCGTGACGTCGGGAATGGCTCCGAGAATTTCTCCAATGCCGCTGTCCTCGGGCGCCGCAATGCCTTCACGCAGCACACGATAGACTTCTTCGTGAATGAAATGCGCGGCCGCTTCGAGGTTCGGATTCGCGAAATATTCGGCCACGGCCGGCGCCCACGCGCCAAGGTCATCACGATCGACCTGAAGCGTCTTGGCATGTTCATCGAGCAGCGCAGCAGCCGCCATGATATTCGCCGCCGGATCGGCTTCCACATCGGCTTCCGAAACGCCCGCAAGCATTGCGCCATTGACGATGGCATCGCCACGAAGCCCCATCACACCATACGTCGCGGGCAACCCCTCGATTTCGGACGCTTCACCAGGCACGTGATAGAGGCGCGTTTCCGAATATCCGAGCGCCACGAGGAGCGGCGCCGGCACATTGAACTTCTGCGACGCAGACTCGAAATGCGCCTGATAAGGATGCTCAGTAACGCTTGCGGCCTCCGTCCCCCAAAATTCATCCGGAGGATCATCCACGGGCGGATTACCCGCGTCACCGCAACCAATGAGAAGCGCAGAAGCCGAAATCACGGGCAAGACCATCAGCAAACCGAGAGAACGCGTCATGGCAAGTCCTTTTCTATCTGGGGTGGAAATGTTCAGCGCCAACGGAGTCAATGCCGAGGCAAGGGTATCAATATAGCCCTACGTCAATTGACGAAGCAATGCAAGCGATACTTCGAGCACAAAGCGATACGCCCCGCGTCAATGACGCAGGGCGTGATTCGCATTCGATATGGGGTCAGGCAGTAGGCGACGATTCGATTTTGCGCGCGGTGCGCAACTTCGTCAGCTCCCTACGAGCCGCGCGACTTCACCATGAGCGGCCGCAATTGCTTCGTCGATTTTGCCCACTTCCGTGCCACCCGCTTGCGCCATATCGGGCCGGCCTCCACCCGAGCCGCCCACGATTTTCGCCACGGCCTTGATCAAATCACCCGCCTTGATTTTTGCCGTCGCCGCCTTGGACACCATCACGCAAAGCTGCGCTTTGTCTCCCGCAATGGCGCCCACGAGCACCACGCTGTGCTCGCCCAGCTTGTCGCGTAGCTTCTCCGCAATCTCGCGCAATACGGCCGATTGCGTGCCGTCCGGGACGCGCCGCGCCAATACCCGAATGCCGCCAATCTCCTTGGCTTCGGCCATCATCGCGTCCACTCCGCCCCCGCCGCCACCCGGCCCGCCACCTTCGACCAGCCGCCTCTCGAGCTCCGCGACTTTCTTTTCGAGCTCCCGCTCGTGCGCGACGATCTTGCCAATCTTGTCCGCCAAATCCACGCCCGTCGCTTTGGCCACCGTACGCGCCCGAGACATGTCCTCTTCCACGCCTCGCACGTACGCAAGCGCATTCAACCCCGTCGACGCGAACACGCGGCGCACGCCCGCAGCGACGCCGCCTTCGGACGTAACCTTGAAAAGACCAATGTCCCCGAGCGCTCGAGCATGCGTGCCGCCACAAAGCTCGATTGAATCTTTCGTCATCGTCAGCATACGGACGACGTCGCCATATTTTTCTTCGAAGATCGCCACCGCGCCGCGTTTACGCGCTTCGTCGATTTCCAATACTTCGGTCACGACGGGTGCATTTTCGAGTATTTTTGCATTGACCAAATCCTCGATGCGCTCGATTTCTTCCCGCGTGAGGGGTTTGTTGTGAGCAAAATCGAATCGGAGCATGTCCGGGCCCACGCGCGAGCCTTTTTGTTGCGCGTGCTCGCCCAGCACCGTACGCAATGCCCAATGCAATAGATGCGTCGCGGAATGGTTGCGTCGCGTCGCGCTCCGCGCGGCATGGTCGACATCGAGCTTCACGGGCGCCCCGAGCTGCACTTCGCCCGCTTCGACGACACCCATGTGCACGACGAGCCCCGCAAGAGGCCGCTGCACGTCGGTCACGCGAATGCGCAAACCTTTTTCATCGGAAATGGTGCCGATGTCCCCCACCTGGCCGCCGCTCTCCGCATAAAACGGCGTTTTCGATACGACGATTTCGACGTTCGTACCGACGCCAGCTCGATCCGCGAGCGATCGTTTTGGTTTGTCCGAGCTTGCACCTGATTCCGTCGCAATGATGGCCACGACTTCGCTCGTACCACTTTCGTGATCGTATCCAATGAAAGCGACGGGTGCCGCGAGTTTGCTGCGCGCCTCACGATAGGCCTGATCCACGGCCGCATTCGGATCGATGGGCCCATCGGCTTCATCGGCACCCTTGACGATTTTCTCGGCGCCCTCGACATCCACGCCGTGCCCGTGCTCGGCACAGATGACTTGCGTCAAATCGAGCGGAAAGCCGTAGGTCGTATAAAGATCGGCCGCCGCGGGCGCGGAGAGAACGTTTTCTCCGCGCGTTTTCATTTCGTCGAATCGTTCGTCGAGGATCTTCAAACCGCGCTTCAACGTCGCGCGGAATCGCACCTCCTCGTCCTCGGTGACGCGCATGATGAGCTCCCGCCGCGCTCGCAATTCCGGATACACGTCCCCCATCCGCTCGATGACGAGACCAGCCACTTCGTGCAAGAAGGGCTTTTCAATGCCGAGGCGATATCCATGCCGAATGGCGCGACGCATGACGCGACGGAGCACGTATTCACGACGCTGTTTTTCCGGCAAAACACCTTCGGCAATCAAGAAATGCCGTCGTGCGAGCGTGATCGGCAATGACGCGCATGGATACGTCATCGGGCGCATGGGATCCGCCATAAGGCTTCCGCGCAATCGCTGCGGCGCAATCGACGAGCGGGCGCAAAAGATCGGTGTCGTAGTTCGACGTCACGCCTTGCAATACGCACGAAATACGCTCGAGACCCATTCCCGTATCGATGCTCGGTGCAGGAAGCGATGTGACCGGCGCGTTTTTCTCGGCACGATCATATTGCATGAAAACCAGGTTCCAAATTTCGGTCCAGCCAGAACCATCGAGCCGCGGTTCTTCGCCAAATCGCGAAACATCCGCCTTGCCGCCATGGAAGTAATGAACTTCCGAACATGGACCGCAGGGCCCGGTATCGCCCATGCTCCAGAAGTTATCGGCCATTCCGAGGCGCAAAATGCGGTCGTCGCTGAACCCCGTGACTTTGCGCCAAAGCTCGGCAGCTTCGTCGTCCGCGGGAAAACCTTCGGCGCCCTGAAAAACGGTCACGACGAGGTTGTCCGTGGGAACGCCGTATACTTTCGTGAGCAGCTCCCACGCGCTCACGATGGCTTCTTCTTTGAAATAGGCGCCAAAACTGAAATTACCAAGCATCTCGAAGAACGTGTGATGCCTGGCCGTTACGCCGACGTTTTCGAGATCGTTGTGTTTGCCGCTGATCCGTATGCACTTCTGGCTGCTCGCCGCGCGCTTGTACGGGCGCACGTCTTTGCCCGTGAAAACGTCTTTGAACGGGACCATGCCGGCGTTCACGAACATGAGCGTCGGATCGTTTTGCGGGATGAGCGGAGCGCTCGGGACGACTTCGTGTCCACGCGAGGCGAAAAAATCGAGGAAGGTGCGGCGAATTTGATGGCTAGAGGCAGACATACGCGTGCCCCCCTCTAGCATTTTTTCTGGGGGAAAGCGCGGTCAGAACATCACGCCCAGGTACAACCGGAAGGCTTGTGCGGTGGCCGTTTGAAGCTGCGAACCACCATTTTCGCTCGCATAACGCGTCACTTCGCCTTGCAGGTAGTCGAGGCCGCCGAGCGGGAAGAACACGCCGTATTGAAGCGCCGTGTAGAAGCCGCCCATCTTGTCGACACCGTCGTTCAGGCTGCCGTCTTTTGCCTGGAAATACAGCGACAAATCGAGCTCCACGCCAAGGTCGCGCTTGTTGCCCGGCGTCTGAATGAACTCGCTCGCACGGCTCCAAACGACCGCCGCACTGCCACCAAGCCTTTGGCCATTCGGATCACGCGAGAAGTCGTACTGCACTTGAGGCCGCAAGTAGTAGGCGCCCTGCACGCGCGACATGATGTTGCGCCAAAAGATGAGGTCGACGCGGTAGTCCGGATGCATGCGGAACATCGAGTACGTGCGATCCGCCGTGAGCTGCGGCTCCATGCCCGTGCGCGGAGGCGCAAGCGACTCGACATCCGGATCGCCCGATGCCCAACCGAAACCGAAGTCGAGACGAAGCTTGTCCTCCATCGCGCGGAACTCGGCTTGCCCCGTCAAGCCGAAACTTCGCACCGTGTAACCAACGTCTTTCGCATCGAGCGGGTTGACGTCGACGACCGACGGTTGCCCCGTAAGGTTGCCGCTCGGCCGCCCCGTGGTCCCCGTGTTCTCGATGGTTCCGTAAATCATCGCCGCTTCAGCCTCGAAACGGAACTTCTTGTACAGGAACTGGAACCAAAGGTCTGGCATGAAAAACTCGGCTTCGCGACGCGTATAACCGAGACGCACGTTCGTCGGCAATTGACCGAGCGACGCTGCGTTCGTGGACGATGACGTGTCGTCGTTGGCGAGCGTTTGGCTGCGGTAGGCGAAGTAGAGGCCGGCGTTGATGACCGGTAGTCCCTTGGCCAGATCGAGCAGTTGCAGTTCGGGGTCACGCTTTCGCGCGATGATTGCAACGTACTGGTTCACATCGTCGAGGTTGCCGAGGTTGTAGGGCTGGCCCTGCTGCTCGCCAAAACGAGCGCTCGTGGCGCCAATGCCCATGTGATCCCAAGCGCCGGAGAAGTACAGGTCGTACTTTTTGATCCCGGTCGTGAACATGATGCGGTCGACCGTCGACTGCCAATCCGAGTCGTAACCGTCACCGGAGTTGTAGACCATGCCGAGGCCCCAGTGATTGGGCATGCGGCCGAATCGGAGCAACCCGACGGGTGTCGAGTACTCAGCCCACGCGCGCTTGGCGACGATCGAGTCCACGAGACTCGTTTGACCTGCAACGGGTGCCCACGCGGTCGTGGAAAGCGCTCCGAGCGGCGCGTAGCCGCCACGCGCAGCGACGGTGTATCCGCCACCTGCGGCGGGCACGTTCATGTACCCCTCGGGCGTGGATCCGAAGACGAGGTTGTCGAAGACGTCGAACTGCGAATGGATGCGAAGGTTGTCCGAAATGTGGATCTCGGGGTTCAAGCGAAAACGCATGTTCACGCCGAGCTGCGTGTTGTCTTCGCAAGCGGCGAGCGGCGTTGCGGTGGGATCGTCACCGCACAGGCGCACCACCTGCGCTTCGCCTGCCGTCGGGATGTAATGGTTGTCCGCGGGCTGAGGCCAAAGCGCGCTCGCGATCGGGTCGCGTCGTCCCAGGGCAAACTGGTAAAATAGTTCCGTGCGCGTACGGAATACGCCGTGCACCTCGATGCTCGGACGCGCTTGTGACCACCAGTCTTCGGCAAACACTTCGCTCGGTCGAGACCCAACGGCGTTTGCCGCTGCGGGACGCTCGGCGCCTTGTCTCGTGAGCGCACGTTTGTCGCGGTCGGGATCGGGCGATGCGACGGCTTTGGGCGGCGTCTTGGGTGCATCTGCGGGTACGAGCCGATCTTCGTCGGGACGCGAAGGAGCTGGTGCCGCTTCACGCGCAGGGCTCGCCTCCGCTGGTTGCGCTGGCGCTTCAGACGGTTGCGCTGGCGCTGCGGTCGTCTCCGGAGGGGGCTTTTGAGGCTCGGCGGGCGCGGGCTGCGCCGCAGCGGACACCGAGAAAAGCACGCTCGATCCGAAGGCCAGGAGAGCTGGAATCGAAGTGCGCGACAAGCTTGGGGACCACGACGAAGTTCGCATCGGTGCTGCTGCATGCCACACACCGGCCGGCCCCGCTGTTGGAAACCGCTTCCGGTGTGCTTGGTTTTTTTGGTTGGTACGATTCGTCTTGCCACACCGAGGCTCTGTCGAGCCAAACATGTGAGCCGTCGCGGTGTCTCATGCCCAGCGGATGTGGTCAACGCAGATCGATGCCCGACCTCGTCCAGGGTGCGTCGGAATCCGGGTCGGGGAAAACCCCTCGTGCGAGCCGCTTGCCAGACCGAAAGGGCGACTGTCAACGACACTCGAAAGCCCGCCGCTCGAGATCAGTCCCGCCACGCCCGATCCGCAAGCACGACGCCCATCCGAGTGACGCGGCATTGCGACGGCTGGTGAACTCGCTCCCAAATCCCGGTTCTCTGTTGCAGTAGCCGCAGCACTCTTTTATTCCTGCAATCCACGTGTAACGCCGTTCCCAACGTGTGGGTTCCGTCCATTCCGGGCCAAGAGGATTGATGAGAACGCGACTATCGCTCAGGTTGCTGCCACTCGTAGGACTTTGCAGCGCTTCGCTGCTATCCGCGACCGCTGGTGCTCAACAGACGCCGTCGAGCGCGCAGGAGGGCGAATTTTCCGTCCAGCGATTCGAGGCTGCGCCCGGTTCGAAAAACTACTTCACGGTCGAAGGCGCACGCATGGACTCGCTGTGGGGTTTTACCGCAGGGGTCTTGTTCAACTACGCAAACAAGCCGTTCGTCGTGAGGAGCTGCAAGGCGGAGACGAACTGCAGTGAGCCGAATGCGACGAATCAGCGCGACGTGAACGTCATCAACGACATGTTCACGGTGGACGTGCTCGCGTCGCTCGTGCCGCTGTCATTCATGCAAATTGGCTTGCGCGTGCCCGTGATGTACGTGTCGGGTGACGGCATCGACCTCAATACGGGCGGCCCCGCAGCCGGCGGACTCAAAGCATTCGGCGTTGGCGACGCGACGCTCGAAGGCAAGTTCCGCTTCTTTGGCGACCCCCAGAAGAGTGCCTTCGTGCTGGGTGGAGCGATCGACGTATCGGCCCCGCTTGGCACGTTGACCGCGCAAAACAGCTACATCGGCAACAGCTTGCCCATCACCGCAGGCGGCCGGCTCATCTTCGACGGCCAATTCAACAAGCTGTCGTTCGCAATGAACTTGCGCGGTCAGTACCGCCCAGCGGCTCGCCTTGGTACGACCGAGCTCGGCCCCTTTGAATTCCGATACGGCGCGGCGGTGGGCTACCAAGTCAGCCCCATCTTCAAGGTTTTTGCCGAAGGTTTTGGCGGCACGAAGTTCAGCTCGCTCAACGGTACGAACTCGCTCGAAGTCGGTGGCGGCGCGCAGATCACGCCGCTGAGTCTTCCGCTTGCGTTCACGATCGGCGGCGGCGGCGGTGTGCTCCAAGGCGTCGGCGTGCCGCTTTTCCGAGCCATCGGCGGCGTCTCGTTCGTCAACGAAGTGGGTGACGAAGACGGCGACGGCGTCAACGACAAGAAGGACCAATGTCCGACGATCCCCGAAGACAAAGACGGCTTCGAAGACGATGACGGGTGCCTCGACGACGACAACGATCAGGACGGCGTCCCCGACGAGAAAGATCAGTGCAAAGACAAGCAGGAGACGATCAACGGCTTCCAAGACGAAGACGGGTGCCCGGACATCCTGCCCGATCGCGACAAGGACAACATCGCCGACTCGGAAGACAAGTGCCCCGACGATGCCGGCAAGATGCGCAGCAAGGAGTTCTACGGCTGTCCCGATGTCGACGAAGACGGCGTCATGGACAAGAACGATCAGTGCAAGGATCAGCCGGAAGACACTGACGGGTTCCAAGACACCGACGGGTGCCCCGAGCCGGACAACGACGGCGACAAGATCCTCGACGAAGCCGACGAGTGCCCGGACCAACCCGAGATCGTCAACGGCTTCAAAGATCAAGACGGCTGCCCGGATGAAGCTCCCGACAGCGACAAGGACGGGATCCCCGACCACCTCGACAAGTGCCCGGACAAACCAGAAACGTTGAACGGTGTCGACGACGAAGATGGCTGTCCGGACAGGGGCGTGAGCCTCGTCCAAGTCACCGACGACGACATCAAGATCTTGCAGCGCGTCGAGTTCGCGACGGGCAGCGACAAGATCCAAGGCGCCGTCAGCTTCGCCGTGCTCAATAGCGTCGCGAGCGTGCTCAACACGCGAAAGCAGATCTTCCTCGTCGAGGTCGCGGGTCACACGGACAACGTCGGACCTGCCGATCAGAACCGGACTCTGTCGCAGAAGCGCGCCGACGCCGTCGTGAAGTATCTCGTCGGCAAGGGCGTCGACGCGAGCCGCCTCGTTGGCAAGGGATATGGTCCAGACAAACCCATCGCCGAGAACAAGGACGCCAAGGGCAGGCAGAAGAACCGTCGCGTCGAGTTCGTGATCTTGAAGTCCATCAAGAAGCAAGGCTCGGACGTCCAGACGGCGCCGCCCCCGCCCCCCTGATCTGCACCTCACGCCTCACGCCTCACGCCTCACCCCCTGGCCCCCTCTCCAATTCACGTTGGAGAGGGGGAACATGCCTCACCCCCTAGCCCCCTCTCCAACTAGCGTTGGAGAGGGGGAACATGCCTCACCCCCTAACCCCCTCTCCAACTAGCGTTGGAGAGGGGGAACAAGACGCATCTGCGATGCAGACGCGCACGTTCGTAACCGCGATCAGAGACGCGGAACCAAAGACATCCTGCGGTGTCGTGGGTAGTCTCGAGATCGGGAGGGCGTTCGGCTCTCCAGGCATCT
Coding sequences within it:
- a CDS encoding OmpA family protein: MRTRLSLRLLPLVGLCSASLLSATAGAQQTPSSAQEGEFSVQRFEAAPGSKNYFTVEGARMDSLWGFTAGVLFNYANKPFVVRSCKAETNCSEPNATNQRDVNVINDMFTVDVLASLVPLSFMQIGLRVPVMYVSGDGIDLNTGGPAAGGLKAFGVGDATLEGKFRFFGDPQKSAFVLGGAIDVSAPLGTLTAQNSYIGNSLPITAGGRLIFDGQFNKLSFAMNLRGQYRPAARLGTTELGPFEFRYGAAVGYQVSPIFKVFAEGFGGTKFSSLNGTNSLEVGGGAQITPLSLPLAFTIGGGGGVLQGVGVPLFRAIGGVSFVNEVGDEDGDGVNDKKDQCPTIPEDKDGFEDDDGCLDDDNDQDGVPDEKDQCKDKQETINGFQDEDGCPDILPDRDKDNIADSEDKCPDDAGKMRSKEFYGCPDVDEDGVMDKNDQCKDQPEDTDGFQDTDGCPEPDNDGDKILDEADECPDQPEIVNGFKDQDGCPDEAPDSDKDGIPDHLDKCPDKPETLNGVDDEDGCPDRGVSLVQVTDDDIKILQRVEFATGSDKIQGAVSFAVLNSVASVLNTRKQIFLVEVAGHTDNVGPADQNRTLSQKRADAVVKYLVGKGVDASRLVGKGYGPDKPIAENKDAKGRQKNRRVEFVILKSIKKQGSDVQTAPPPPP